The following coding sequences are from one Mytilus trossulus isolate FHL-02 chromosome 8, PNRI_Mtr1.1.1.hap1, whole genome shotgun sequence window:
- the LOC134728319 gene encoding uncharacterized protein LOC134728319 — protein sequence MEMKDYFLLIVLVTIFTGEVKSYQFGSTKVNKLSCDSKWLKVLEGDKNGNVLSGSKEDLRHAVVSGSKIRIILNELYSTDTQNVYALNGEICAQALFHISKGGFDSHQSNVYWWFLNVCTTGNVHMSRWFVGVHKSPSESKVKYNIQWFARHLSCDSTPAKPVLCTTESGFPYCGNVNNLINVIRHGAEIHGVDARRGYAVEFTNLHYNKKKSFVSGTHLWHVSQTSVSNYIEFQKNVYWWFTIWSTDGSRDISRWSIGEHTDRGHNSDKLITSEMVGRHLLVFGI from the exons ATGGAAATGAAAGACTATTTTCTTCTGATTGTTTTGGTGACAATATTTACGGGAGAAGTGAAATCGTATCAATTTGGTTCGACAAAGGTTAATAAAT tgTCGTGTGATAGTAAATGGCTAAAAGTTTTGGAGGGAGACAAGAATGGAAACGTTTTATCTGGTAGTAAAGAGGATCTTCGCCATGCTGTAGTTTCTGGTTCAAAGATTCGAATTATATTGAACGAACTTTATTCAACTGATACACAAAACGTCTATGCTTTGAACGGTGAAATTTGCGCACAGGCACTTTTTCATATCAGTAAAGGGGGATTTGATTCGCATCAATCTAATGTATATTGGTGGTTTCTGAATGTGTGTACAACAGGCAATGTGCATATGTCCCGTTGGTTCGTAGGAGTCCATAAATCGCCgtcggaaagtaaagttaaataCAACATACAATGGTTTGCAAG GCATTTAAGTTGTGACTCGACTCCGGCGAAACCAGTTCTTTGTACAACTGAGAGTGGGTTCCCATACTGTGGTAATGTAAACAACTTAATAAACGTTATCAGGCATGGTGCAGAAATTCATGGAGTAGATGCTAGAAGAGGTTATGCTGTCGAGTTCACAAATTTACATTACAACAAGAAAAAATCGTTTGTATCTGGTACTCATCTTTGGCATGTAAGCCAAACTAGCGTTTCTAATTACATTGAGTTTCAGAAGAATGTTTACTGGTGGTTTACAATTTGGTCAACAGACGGATCACGTGATATATCAAGATGGAGCATAGGTGAACATACAGATCGAGGTCATAATTCCGATAAATTAATTACCAGTGAAATGGTTGGCCGACACTTGTTGGTCTTTGGCATATAA